One genomic segment of Deinococcus cellulosilyticus NBRC 106333 = KACC 11606 includes these proteins:
- a CDS encoding VWD domain-containing protein: MNEAPQECSTTKTTIHKRDTLSSIEELEGWTLLEFQAYLDGTPLSSASQPSAASSVVRPQSILVKPISGSTATPGTHVLGTVLVATKDGEQHTFTDRKTFEVSPPTVEVSPRPCSDQAPGEGTSFGDPHLQSFDGTQYSFQAVGEFVLARSTLSGDPFEVQVRYTPVQANVSGNAALAVRIGQDRVGVYANVNAPATVKINGETIHSTDPWWSRTLSSGATVTLKDALFTLSTADGKMITVFLPPGVLGTVSLHVPASQQGQWVGLLGNFDHNGVNDFQLKDGTLLPYYPSNHDLYRRFGESWRITQQESLFDYEAGTSTQTFTDSSQPSLTVNLSRFPAEEILQADRICREAGVISPGTLDSCIFDVVVTQDPEWAAMSRFADPRAKQVTVHPGVLEVTTGQTAVLKALVPVLLDDREVLWEASEGTLTVLPKNAVEYTAPATPGTYTLTARLKTDPQVQFSVPVVVKAPAVYKIFLDWPKGAASSDLDAHLWLPSSRKYHVYYARPGDEDSQATLERDQAREGSAPSEIQKQVVLPDDYIIKGDERIDAREMEKVKLRVLAVEGHYEYWVHALNGSLSGATVYLTDVDNQWLEQAEVPEGASGVWWHVLNLDARSGRVTWVNEVKGLVEPYWDQGWDCAVPEMATPKPIWTPCQPH; the protein is encoded by the coding sequence GTGAATGAAGCACCACAGGAGTGTAGCACCACCAAAACCACCATACACAAGCGGGACACCCTCAGTTCCATCGAAGAGCTTGAGGGTTGGACTCTCCTGGAATTCCAGGCTTACCTCGATGGGACCCCCCTCAGCTCTGCATCACAGCCTTCAGCTGCATCCAGCGTGGTTCGCCCCCAGAGCATTCTGGTCAAGCCCATCAGTGGTTCTACTGCAACCCCAGGCACCCATGTGCTGGGAACCGTGCTGGTGGCCACCAAAGATGGGGAGCAGCACACCTTCACAGACCGAAAAACCTTTGAGGTTTCCCCTCCGACCGTGGAAGTGTCCCCCCGTCCCTGCTCTGATCAAGCTCCTGGTGAAGGCACCTCTTTTGGAGATCCTCACCTGCAATCTTTTGATGGCACGCAGTACAGTTTCCAGGCGGTTGGGGAATTCGTGCTTGCCAGATCCACCCTCTCTGGAGACCCTTTTGAAGTGCAGGTGCGTTACACCCCTGTGCAGGCCAATGTGTCAGGCAATGCTGCCCTCGCGGTGCGAATCGGGCAGGACCGGGTGGGGGTTTATGCCAATGTCAATGCCCCAGCCACCGTCAAAATCAACGGTGAAACCATCCATTCCACAGACCCCTGGTGGAGCCGCACCCTTTCCAGTGGAGCCACGGTCACCCTGAAGGATGCCCTGTTCACCCTCTCGACAGCAGATGGCAAAATGATCACTGTTTTCCTGCCACCGGGCGTTCTTGGCACGGTTTCGCTGCATGTGCCTGCGTCTCAGCAGGGGCAATGGGTGGGGTTGCTCGGCAATTTCGACCACAATGGGGTGAATGACTTCCAATTGAAGGATGGGACGCTGCTTCCCTACTACCCTTCAAACCATGATTTGTACCGGCGGTTTGGAGAAAGCTGGCGCATCACCCAGCAAGAAAGCCTGTTTGATTATGAGGCTGGAACCTCCACCCAGACCTTCACCGACTCCTCGCAGCCCAGCCTGACGGTGAACCTCAGCCGGTTCCCAGCCGAAGAGATTTTGCAGGCAGACCGCATCTGTCGGGAGGCAGGGGTGATCAGTCCGGGAACCCTGGACAGTTGCATCTTTGATGTGGTGGTCACCCAGGACCCGGAGTGGGCCGCAATGTCCCGATTTGCAGATCCCAGAGCAAAACAGGTGACCGTCCACCCTGGGGTTCTGGAGGTGACCACCGGACAGACTGCAGTGTTGAAGGCCCTGGTTCCGGTGTTGCTTGACGACCGTGAAGTGCTGTGGGAAGCCTCTGAGGGCACCCTCACTGTTTTGCCGAAGAACGCAGTGGAATACACTGCTCCAGCCACCCCTGGAACGTACACCCTTACTGCCCGACTGAAAACCGATCCACAGGTCCAGTTCTCTGTGCCTGTGGTGGTGAAGGCCCCTGCGGTGTACAAGATCTTCCTGGACTGGCCGAAAGGGGCAGCGTCTTCTGATCTGGATGCCCACCTGTGGTTGCCCTCCAGCCGCAAGTACCACGTGTATTACGCTCGACCTGGGGACGAGGACAGCCAGGCCACCCTGGAGCGGGATCAGGCGCGGGAGGGAAGTGCACCGTCTGAGATTCAAAAGCAGGTGGTGCTGCCAGACGACTACATCATCAAGGGGGATGAGCGGATTGATGCCAGAGAGATGGAGAAAGTGAAACTCAGGGTGCTTGCTGTGGAGGGGCATTACGAGTACTGGGTGCATGCCCTGAACGGGAGCCTGTCGGGGGCCACCGTGTACCTGACGGATGTGGACAACCAGTGGCTTGAGCAGGCGGAGGTCCCAGAAGGGGCGAGTGGGGTGTGGTGGCATGTGTTGAATCTGGATGCCAGGAGTGGGCGGGTGACCTGGGTGAATGAGGTCAAGGGCCTGGTGGAACCGTACTGGGATCAGGGGTGGGATTGCGCTGTGCCCGAGATGGCGACCCCCAAACCCATCTGGACCCCCTGCCAGCCGCACTGA
- a CDS encoding SHOCT domain-containing protein — MFESGIGFGLGFLNFVGTVLFFVFIFGLLRMLAFGGPCGGRRHWKKMKHLRQQFGDHSNATHIVRERYARGEIDREEYQNLMAGLGVKKEEEVATEWRPPFMATDRALEVARYRLAQGEITPEEYEAIRKALES; from the coding sequence ATGTTTGAATCAGGAATCGGTTTTGGACTGGGCTTTCTGAATTTTGTAGGCACGGTCCTGTTCTTTGTGTTCATCTTTGGCCTGCTGCGCATGCTTGCCTTTGGAGGCCCCTGTGGAGGAAGACGCCACTGGAAGAAAATGAAGCACCTGCGCCAGCAGTTTGGTGACCACAGCAACGCCACCCACATCGTCCGTGAACGCTACGCCCGTGGAGAAATTGACCGCGAGGAGTACCAGAACCTGATGGCTGGTCTGGGGGTCAAAAAAGAAGAGGAAGTGGCAACAGAGTGGCGTCCTCCCTTTATGGCTACTGACCGCGCTCTGGAAGTGGCCCGTTACCGTCTGGCCCAGGGAGAAATCACCCCCGAGGAGTATGAGGCCATCCGTAAAGCCCTGGAAAGCTGA